A window of the Rhinoraja longicauda isolate Sanriku21f chromosome 20, sRhiLon1.1, whole genome shotgun sequence genome harbors these coding sequences:
- the LOC144603351 gene encoding sorting and assembly machinery component 50 homolog B-like, whose product MGTVQARSLEPLPVTGSKLSPPLDEAETVEVEPETKQEVLENKQVVVQHVHIDGISRTKDDLLVYEIADVFKAKNLIDVMKKSHEARERLLRLGIFRNVEVLIDTAMGEEALVDGLDVIFEVKEMRRLTGSYNTMVGNNEGSMVLGLKLPNLFGRAEKITFQFSYGTKETSYGISYFKPEPGNFDRNYSVNLYKVTGQFPWSSLRETDRGISTEYNFPLWKTHHTLKWEGVWRELGSLSRTASFCVREESGHSLKSSISHSMSIDTRNSAIIPKRGALLKINQELAGYTGGDVRFLKEDFELQFNRSLLWDCVLSASLWGGLLVPIGDKPSSIADRFYLGGPTTVRGFSMYSIGPQSEGDYLGGETYWAGGVHLYTPLPFRPGHGGFGDLFRTHFFLNAGNLCNLNYGEGPNAHLQRLVESIRWSYGAGIVLRLGNIARLELNYCIPMGVQSGDRICDGVQFGAGIRFL is encoded by the exons AGCTTGGAGCCCCTCCCAGTGACTGGTTCAAAGTTATCACCTCCATTGGATGAAGCCGAAACAGTTGAAGTGGAGCCTGAAACCAAACAGGAGGTGCTGGAAAATAAACAG GTGGTCGTTCAGCATGTGCATATTGATGGAATCAGCAGAACTAAAGATGATCTTTTGGTATATGAAATAGCTGATGTATTCAAAGCTAAAAACCTCATTGAT GTGATGAAGAAATCTCATGAAGCTCGTGAGCGGTTGCTTCGGCTGGGAATTTTCAGAAACGTCGAAGTCCTCATTGACACTGCCATGG GTGAGGAGGCGTTGGTGGATGGATTGGATGTGATCTTTGAGGTGAAGGAAATGAGGCGCTTAACTGGGAGTTACAACACCATGGTTGGGAACAATGAAGGAAGCATG GTTTTGGGTTTGAAGCTACCCAATCTGTTCGGCCGGGCAGAAAAGATAACTTTCCAGTTTTCGTATGGAACAAAGGAGACTTCCTATGGCATATCGTACTTTAAACCAGAGCCAGGCAACTTTGACAGGAA CTATTCCGTTAACTTGTATAAGGTGACGGGGCAGTTTCCCTGGAGTTCTCTTCGTGAGACTGATCGAGGAATCTCAACAGAATACAAT TTTCCTCTGTGGAAGACCCATCATACTCTCAaatgggaaggagtgtggagggagCTGGGCTCTCTGTCTCGCACAGCATCGTTTTGTGTTCGGGAAGAAAGTGGTCATTCTCTCAAATCATCGATTTCG CACTCTATGTCCATTGACACCCGAAACTCTGCAATCATTCCTAAACGTGGAGCTTTACTTAAGATAAACCAG GAACTGGCGGGTTACACGGGAGGTGATGTGAGATTTCTGAAGGAGGACTTCGAGCTGCAATTCAACAGGAGCCTTCTCTGGGATTGT GTTCTCTCAGCTTCTTTGTGGGGTGGCCTTCTCGTACCAATTGGAGACAAGCCGTCCTCTATTGCCGATAG GTTTTACCTTGGAGGACCAACAACTGTCCGTGGTTTCAGCATGTACAGTATTGGACCACAGAGTGAAG GAGACTACCTTGGAGGTGAAACATACTGGGCTGGAGGCGTGCACTTGTACACCCCTCTGCCATTCCGTCCGGGCCACGGAGGATTTGGAGACCTCTTTAGAACGCACTTCTTTTTGAATGCTGGCAATCTTTGTAACCTCAACTATG GTGAAGGTCCCAATGCACATCTGCAGAGGCTGGTAGAATCTATCCGGTGGTCGTATGGAGCAGGCATTGTTCTGAGACTGGGGAACATTGCTAGACTGGAACTCAACTATTGTATTCCCATGGGAGTGCAGAGTGGCGATAG AATATGCGATGGTGTCCAGTTTGGGGCAGGAATAAGGTTTTTGTGA